The following proteins are encoded in a genomic region of Spirosoma sp. SC4-14:
- the cas2e gene encoding type I-E CRISPR-associated endoribonuclease Cas2e: MMVLIVERVSPSLRGDLGRWLIEVQAGVFVGRVSELVREALWERATNRVDEGTVTMLWRTNNEQGFDMRTWQPKQYVPINIEGIWLTLRPVANT, encoded by the coding sequence ATGATGGTGTTGATTGTCGAGCGGGTTTCGCCTTCGTTGCGGGGCGACCTGGGGCGATGGCTGATTGAAGTTCAGGCAGGCGTGTTTGTTGGTCGAGTAAGCGAATTAGTTCGTGAGGCACTCTGGGAGCGAGCAACCAATCGAGTCGACGAAGGAACGGTTACAATGCTCTGGCGAACTAATAACGAACAGGGCTTTGATATGCGGACGTGGCAACCTAAACAATATGTACCAATTAATATTGAGGGCATCTGGTTAACTTTGCGTCCGGTTGCCAACACATAA
- the cas1e gene encoding type I-E CRISPR-associated endonuclease Cas1e gives MKYKHAMRDLPKIRDSLSHLYFEYGHLEQSKLGVEFVNKQGSIPVPVASLAALLLGPGTTVTHGAIRTVTEAGCSIVWCGEQGVRCYAQGVGETHKAYRLMRQAELSATPELRQQVIERMYRARFPEPLPPGLRIEQIRGREGIRVRQAYADAARRFGVEWNGRSYNRTDWNDTDPVNKALSSANACLHGLVHAALLSSGYSPALGFIHQGKQLSFVYDIADLYKMQVTVPVAFSVIAEGVSKPETLVRKRCRDAFTNLKLLHRIVPDVDRLLRLDVESETPDGFDPDDDPALPTPWWSTPDSKDRHMAGLSDQKPTKHLEL, from the coding sequence ATGAAATACAAACATGCTATGCGCGATCTACCCAAAATCAGGGATTCACTGTCGCACCTCTACTTTGAGTATGGCCACCTCGAACAGTCGAAGCTGGGCGTCGAATTTGTCAATAAACAAGGGAGCATTCCGGTGCCAGTGGCCAGTCTGGCCGCCTTGTTGCTGGGCCCCGGCACAACAGTAACCCACGGGGCCATCCGAACCGTTACGGAGGCTGGTTGTTCCATCGTTTGGTGTGGCGAACAGGGCGTTCGCTGTTACGCACAGGGCGTTGGCGAAACCCACAAGGCATACCGACTGATGCGGCAGGCCGAATTATCAGCGACTCCCGAACTGCGCCAACAGGTTATCGAACGCATGTATCGGGCACGTTTCCCTGAGCCACTGCCGCCAGGGCTACGAATCGAACAGATTCGGGGGCGGGAAGGCATTCGTGTTCGGCAAGCTTACGCCGATGCCGCCCGGCGGTTTGGCGTAGAATGGAATGGGCGAAGTTATAACCGAACAGATTGGAACGATACTGATCCGGTAAACAAAGCTCTTTCGTCGGCCAATGCCTGTTTACATGGGTTAGTCCATGCGGCCTTACTTTCTTCGGGCTACTCTCCGGCACTGGGTTTCATTCACCAGGGCAAACAGTTATCTTTTGTGTATGACATTGCCGACCTATATAAGATGCAGGTGACGGTGCCGGTGGCGTTTTCGGTGATTGCCGAAGGAGTCTCTAAGCCGGAAACGTTAGTTCGTAAACGTTGCCGGGATGCGTTCACGAATTTGAAACTGCTACACCGTATTGTTCCCGATGTTGACAGGCTATTACGTCTGGATGTAGAATCGGAAACACCCGACGGCTTCGATCCCGATGATGATCCCGCTTTGCCAACTCCCTGGTGGAGTACACCGGATTCTAAAGACCGCCATATGGCCGGATTATCGGATCAGAAACCTACTAAACATCTAGAACTATGA
- a CDS encoding WYL domain-containing transcriptional regulator has translation MPQPTSSLAVIRHCLQSGQQPTYSQLRDLTGLSHKQVQRLLRQLKQEGLPIQEHRSGRERIFSLPTDRQHVQIPALDFDNSELRALAIAAKASRSVLAGTPHFEPLKRAFDKLLERARPVTYVFDLEEPLQEWHFDNSPTDLIALENFRALEAAMDERQSVRVNYHTAKTGTDSIGRKIDPYCFVKRGRAWLLIAWCHERQAIRNFGLTRISQVEPCPEDYFEIPGDFDPDTYFWASMGAINSGEVYTLRLLVEPEKARYFRERQYHSSQQIETERPDGRLVVSYELEGFEEVRAFCQSWGVGVTVLEPAELRVRLRQESEELLARYQND, from the coding sequence ATGCCTCAACCCACCTCATCCCTTGCGGTCATTCGCCACTGTTTACAGAGCGGCCAGCAACCTACCTACAGCCAGCTTCGAGATCTTACTGGCTTAAGTCATAAACAAGTACAGCGACTACTTAGACAATTAAAGCAGGAGGGATTGCCTATACAGGAACACCGAAGCGGAAGAGAACGCATCTTCTCGCTCCCTACCGACCGCCAGCACGTTCAGATTCCCGCCCTTGATTTCGATAATAGTGAACTCCGGGCACTGGCCATTGCAGCCAAAGCCAGCCGGTCGGTTCTGGCCGGAACGCCCCACTTTGAACCCCTCAAACGGGCTTTCGACAAATTGCTGGAGCGAGCACGACCAGTTACCTATGTCTTTGACCTGGAAGAACCCTTACAGGAATGGCATTTCGACAATTCACCTACTGACCTCATAGCGCTCGAAAATTTCCGGGCGCTGGAAGCCGCTATGGATGAGCGACAGTCTGTCAGAGTTAACTACCACACGGCTAAAACCGGTACCGATTCGATTGGTCGAAAGATTGACCCCTACTGTTTTGTGAAACGCGGAAGGGCCTGGCTGCTGATTGCCTGGTGTCATGAGCGACAGGCGATTCGTAACTTTGGCTTAACGCGAATCAGCCAGGTTGAGCCTTGCCCCGAAGACTATTTTGAGATACCAGGCGACTTCGATCCGGATACTTACTTCTGGGCATCGATGGGGGCTATCAATTCGGGCGAAGTCTATACACTTCGGTTGCTGGTAGAACCCGAGAAAGCCCGCTACTTCCGCGAACGACAATACCATAGCTCACAGCAGATCGAAACCGAACGCCCCGACGGTCGGCTGGTGGTCTCCTATGAACTCGAGGGGTTTGAAGAAGTGCGGGCGTTCTGTCAGAGCTGGGGCGTAGGTGTTACCGTGCTGGAACCCGCCGAACTGCGTGTGCGGCTCCGGCAAGAGTCCGAAGAGTTGCTAGCCCGCTATCAGAACGATTAG
- the cas3 gene encoding CRISPR-associated helicase Cas3', whose product METWRLFWAKTNREKIDGLPDDWTHPLWAHLIDVGSAAQILWDNFLPLSLKQKMADALGMSLDDAGRFLSIWIGLHDLGKGIPSFQGIPGAAPEVVKKLADAGLHIHPEANRLHHGHASIAIVRRWLHPNIDEDRMGKPLPEFLLDALATCVGIHHGKLSLRRITDGVAEDRRIVAVLGDSHWKQTQLDLANAVFNAWDADWPLIRYQKAIDRRSGTGWPDWMMAFAGWATLADWLGSMQTCYDHKVQADDDLANYLKSSHEGALKAYEVAGLKHQAGLRVESFEAHFGNKPRPLQEIARDVVLDTNVPNLLIVEAPTGEGKTEAAFYLAGRFGQGIYAAMPSQSTSDGLFPRLATFLKGDKEQQLLGAHVGEEAAALRLVHGNDLLRDDALSLLDVENLTASIVDDDDDERTLPGDTGAKNRLLSWFMPKKRALLVPYGVGTVDQLFLGVLFAKHFFLRLFALCGKTIIFDEVHAYDTYMNTLFGRLLPWLRALDINVVVLSATLPGEARRQMLTAWGTPPDLESDTSLAPYPVTWQSAGGKMAVHPFKPDSRRGQRLHFQWCSEEIATMANLARTLISEGATVLIICNKVDRAQQLFDLLDNDTLLPPEDRLLLHARMPQAWRQQREEKARERFGPKRPDRSGLLVGTQVIEQSLDLDADAMITDLAPVDLLLQRAGRLHRHHRDNRPTGYESPMLYIACPEAESGDLPDVDELSAKGRIYGRKLLWQTWSVLRQSKGWALPLGDGTLPGYRELVERVYDQEFSFPYPLTPATQADYEKANEDWSARNGRQQADADGRLIPPPNHMQDLFQAKENLLTEDEDNPNGNVPAHLQAFTRDPEGVNAEVLLLHRTNDGWSLTPNGDTLIRRGKKQYMPVDLLRSIFGAAVRISHGGIISALWKEPNEDWQKQQEENRLLKRFQLIELTDYTATVGGIHIELNDRLGLIYDKP is encoded by the coding sequence ATGGAAACCTGGCGGCTCTTCTGGGCCAAAACCAACCGGGAAAAAATCGACGGGTTGCCCGACGATTGGACCCACCCGCTCTGGGCGCACCTCATTGACGTAGGCAGTGCCGCCCAGATACTTTGGGACAACTTTCTGCCCCTTTCGCTCAAACAAAAAATGGCCGACGCCCTCGGTATGTCGCTGGACGATGCTGGCCGGTTCCTCAGCATTTGGATTGGTTTACATGATCTTGGCAAGGGCATTCCAAGTTTTCAGGGCATACCGGGCGCAGCACCGGAAGTTGTTAAAAAGTTAGCTGATGCTGGGCTGCACATTCACCCCGAAGCGAATCGACTGCATCACGGGCATGCATCCATCGCCATTGTTCGCCGTTGGTTGCACCCTAATATTGATGAAGACCGTATGGGTAAACCACTGCCCGAATTTCTGCTCGATGCGCTGGCTACCTGTGTAGGTATTCATCATGGTAAGTTAAGCTTACGGCGAATCACCGATGGGGTGGCAGAAGACAGACGGATTGTAGCGGTTTTGGGAGACAGTCACTGGAAACAGACACAGCTTGATTTAGCGAATGCCGTTTTCAACGCATGGGATGCCGATTGGCCCCTGATCCGTTACCAAAAGGCCATTGATCGCCGTTCAGGAACAGGCTGGCCCGATTGGATGATGGCGTTTGCAGGCTGGGCGACCCTGGCCGATTGGCTGGGTTCTATGCAAACCTGCTATGACCACAAAGTACAGGCCGACGACGATTTGGCGAATTACCTGAAAAGTAGCCATGAAGGCGCACTGAAGGCGTATGAAGTGGCCGGTCTGAAACATCAGGCCGGGCTTCGAGTCGAATCGTTTGAAGCACATTTTGGTAACAAGCCCCGACCATTACAGGAAATTGCCCGTGATGTGGTTTTAGATACCAACGTTCCTAATTTGCTTATTGTGGAAGCACCCACCGGCGAGGGCAAAACCGAAGCAGCTTTTTATCTGGCCGGGCGATTCGGCCAGGGTATTTATGCCGCTATGCCTTCGCAATCGACCTCCGATGGATTGTTTCCTCGGCTGGCGACTTTTCTGAAGGGGGATAAGGAACAACAATTGCTGGGGGCACACGTAGGGGAGGAGGCTGCAGCCTTGCGGCTCGTACACGGAAATGACCTGCTGCGCGACGATGCCCTTTCCCTGTTAGACGTGGAAAACCTGACCGCTTCCATCGTAGATGACGATGATGACGAACGAACATTACCGGGCGACACAGGGGCTAAAAACCGGCTACTCTCGTGGTTTATGCCCAAAAAGCGGGCGTTACTGGTGCCTTATGGCGTCGGTACGGTAGATCAACTTTTTTTGGGCGTTCTATTCGCCAAACACTTCTTTCTGCGGCTCTTCGCACTCTGCGGTAAGACCATTATTTTCGATGAAGTCCATGCCTACGATACCTACATGAACACCCTTTTTGGGCGATTGCTACCGTGGCTTCGGGCGTTGGACATCAACGTAGTGGTCTTGTCGGCCACATTGCCCGGTGAAGCGCGTCGGCAAATGCTCACCGCCTGGGGTACACCGCCCGATTTGGAAAGTGACACATCATTGGCTCCTTATCCGGTTACCTGGCAGTCGGCTGGGGGCAAGATGGCCGTTCATCCCTTTAAACCTGATAGCCGACGAGGTCAACGGCTCCATTTTCAGTGGTGTTCAGAGGAAATTGCCACAATGGCTAATCTGGCGCGAACACTTATTAGCGAAGGGGCTACGGTGCTGATTATCTGTAATAAAGTAGATCGGGCGCAGCAATTATTCGATCTGTTAGATAACGATACGTTGCTGCCGCCAGAAGACCGGCTCCTGCTTCACGCCCGTATGCCACAGGCATGGCGGCAGCAGCGGGAAGAAAAAGCTCGCGAACGATTTGGCCCCAAACGTCCCGACCGTTCTGGCTTGCTGGTGGGAACACAAGTAATCGAGCAAAGTCTGGACCTCGATGCTGATGCCATGATTACTGATCTGGCCCCGGTGGACTTGCTGTTGCAACGGGCCGGGCGGCTACACCGCCATCACCGCGACAACCGACCCACAGGCTACGAAAGCCCTATGCTGTACATTGCCTGCCCGGAAGCCGAGTCGGGCGACCTGCCTGATGTAGATGAGTTGTCGGCTAAGGGGCGCATTTATGGCCGTAAGCTGTTGTGGCAAACCTGGTCAGTCTTACGGCAAAGCAAAGGCTGGGCGTTGCCGTTGGGCGATGGAACGCTACCCGGTTATCGTGAACTGGTTGAGCGCGTTTATGACCAGGAATTTAGCTTTCCTTACCCGTTAACCCCTGCGACTCAGGCTGATTACGAAAAGGCCAATGAAGATTGGAGCGCACGGAATGGACGGCAGCAGGCTGATGCCGATGGACGACTGATTCCTCCGCCAAATCACATGCAGGATTTATTTCAGGCGAAAGAGAACCTGCTGACCGAAGACGAAGACAATCCGAACGGCAACGTGCCCGCCCATTTGCAGGCATTTACCCGCGACCCCGAAGGCGTTAACGCCGAAGTATTGCTACTACACCGCACTAACGACGGTTGGAGCCTAACGCCTAATGGTGACACGTTGATTCGGCGTGGCAAAAAACAGTACATGCCTGTTGATCTGCTCCGGTCTATTTTCGGTGCGGCCGTCCGAATTAGTCATGGTGGTATTATCTCGGCCTTGTGGAAGGAACCTAACGAAGACTGGCAGAAACAACAGGAAGAAAACCGGCTACTCAAACGCTTTCAACTTATCGAGCTTACCGATTACACAGCCACGGTCGGTGGTATTCACATCGAATTGAATGACCGGCTGGGGTTGATTTACGATAAACCCTAA
- the casA gene encoding type I-E CRISPR-associated protein Cse1/CasA gives MTTYNLLDEPWLPVRWRGGRYAGTAPPSAVGLREALIRAHDIAELATDNPLETISLNRLLAALVASALPELANETDWFKAWDAGQFDANRVDDYLRQYSTHFDLLSPVRPFFGHPQTDAKEISPLSRLQHAATSGNNALLFSHDLDSVSQTMTFAEVARALVASQAFAVSGGAAKPFYYSHGPLISKAIFWIRGRKDTDFCLFRTLLLNLSPTEKVWGNPRHGQGLATWVADTAPAPLQNRQVAGISDLFTFQSRRFQLVVSDLSIVTGVRCNQGSTMNLLFHDPYLAYRKTDNGPTPLRLSLSRALWRDSIIYMMSSSSNDHPPRTFEWLSDPSTLVELDLTTDTPFLVDVFGLINDDTQAGKIHMWRQERVTIYPSIINEVGRWNALQEMLDTPNPHINDAKKMALKLREAVRAFANRSRLNKPYESNKNGKVERTRLQRAEQSDRDAFVQMIDAESRYWLALGSVFDTFLGQVATLSVEGEELQNLQHRWQTTLRQTAQKALRQALESFQQDARTLQAQAEAELVLRLGTLYPKSDKSNKPETV, from the coding sequence ATGACCACTTATAACCTTCTCGATGAACCCTGGCTACCAGTTAGGTGGCGCGGGGGCCGATACGCCGGAACGGCTCCACCATCAGCGGTGGGGTTACGCGAAGCCCTTATCCGGGCGCACGATATTGCCGAACTGGCTACTGACAACCCACTGGAGACCATTTCGCTCAACCGGCTACTGGCCGCGCTGGTAGCCTCGGCCCTTCCCGAACTGGCTAACGAAACGGACTGGTTTAAAGCCTGGGATGCCGGACAGTTCGATGCCAATAGGGTTGATGACTATTTACGTCAGTATTCTACGCATTTCGATTTGCTGTCGCCGGTGCGACCCTTCTTCGGCCATCCGCAAACTGATGCCAAAGAGATTTCGCCGTTATCGCGGCTACAACACGCAGCCACGAGTGGCAACAACGCCCTACTCTTTAGCCATGACCTCGACAGCGTTTCTCAAACTATGACGTTTGCCGAAGTGGCAAGAGCATTAGTTGCATCACAAGCGTTCGCGGTGAGTGGCGGGGCTGCCAAACCTTTCTACTATAGTCATGGCCCATTAATATCAAAGGCAATTTTTTGGATACGAGGGCGAAAAGACACTGATTTTTGCCTTTTTAGAACTCTCTTGCTAAACCTGTCACCCACTGAAAAAGTATGGGGGAACCCGCGACACGGACAAGGTTTGGCAACGTGGGTAGCAGATACTGCACCAGCACCTCTTCAAAACCGACAAGTTGCTGGAATTAGCGACTTGTTTACATTTCAAAGCCGTCGTTTTCAATTAGTAGTTAGTGATTTAAGCATAGTTACCGGTGTTCGATGCAATCAAGGAAGTACAATGAATCTCCTCTTTCATGACCCGTACCTTGCATATCGAAAAACGGATAATGGTCCTACTCCATTAAGGCTTTCTCTTTCTAGAGCATTATGGCGTGATAGCATCATATATATGATGTCCTCTAGTTCAAACGATCATCCCCCTCGGACATTTGAATGGCTTTCCGACCCATCTACGCTTGTGGAACTAGATTTGACTACAGATACGCCTTTTTTGGTAGACGTATTTGGACTCATCAATGATGATACTCAAGCGGGTAAAATACATATGTGGCGGCAGGAGCGTGTAACAATCTATCCAAGCATCATTAATGAAGTCGGTCGATGGAACGCTCTTCAAGAGATGCTTGACACACCGAATCCTCATATCAATGATGCTAAAAAGATGGCACTTAAATTACGTGAGGCTGTACGTGCATTTGCAAATCGTAGTCGGCTCAATAAGCCATATGAGTCGAATAAAAATGGTAAGGTTGAAAGAACAAGGTTACAAAGAGCAGAGCAGTCTGACCGCGATGCCTTCGTACAGATGATTGATGCCGAAAGTCGTTACTGGCTGGCACTGGGCAGTGTGTTCGATACCTTTCTGGGGCAGGTTGCTACACTATCTGTCGAAGGTGAGGAGTTACAAAATCTACAACACCGCTGGCAAACAACGCTTCGGCAGACTGCACAAAAGGCCCTTCGTCAGGCTCTGGAGTCGTTCCAGCAGGATGCTCGTACACTACAGGCTCAGGCCGAAGCAGAACTGGTGCTGAGGCTTGGAACGCTTTACCCTAAATCCGATAAAAGCAATAAACCCGAAACAGTATGA
- the casB gene encoding type I-E CRISPR-associated protein Cse2/CasB: protein MNQFTKEQADFISFLERQQGPTGRANLAELRRAATDPLGDFRDVRILGQHLPSGNEIVFDTYRLMATLFALYATKFWDKSNQLKLPRFNGDTKKRSMGASLRLLRNGLSVGQESLDMRFSSLLDTPAEDLAVPLRNIIQRIATADKRIPIDFSVLLADLLYWDTDDTRRRWARDYWQAAGGELTESATETPEVINQTNV, encoded by the coding sequence ATGAATCAATTTACGAAAGAACAGGCTGATTTTATCAGCTTTCTGGAACGACAGCAGGGCCCCACTGGTCGCGCTAATCTGGCCGAACTACGCCGGGCTGCCACAGACCCTTTGGGTGATTTCCGCGATGTGCGTATTCTGGGCCAACACCTGCCCAGCGGCAACGAGATCGTATTTGACACCTATCGGCTTATGGCCACTCTATTCGCACTCTATGCCACCAAGTTCTGGGATAAAAGCAACCAGCTAAAACTGCCTCGCTTTAACGGAGACACGAAAAAACGGTCAATGGGGGCTTCGCTTCGGCTGTTACGAAATGGGCTTAGTGTGGGGCAGGAGAGTCTGGATATGCGTTTTTCTTCCCTATTGGATACACCAGCCGAAGATTTAGCCGTGCCGCTTAGGAATATCATTCAGCGGATTGCTACGGCCGATAAACGCATTCCTATTGATTTTTCGGTGCTGTTAGCTGATCTATTATACTGGGACACTGACGACACCCGCCGACGCTGGGCACGGGACTACTGGCAGGCCGCTGGTGGCGAATTGACCGAGTCGGCCACTGAAACGCCCGAAGTTATCAACCAAACCAACGTATAA
- the cas7e gene encoding type I-E CRISPR-associated protein Cas7/Cse4/CasC encodes MKTIEFHILQNFPPSNLNRDDSGAPKDCDFGGYRRQRISSQCLKRSVRTSEVFETLMHDRLGKRTKRAPIEVAKLLVRGDQTEARAKAMAEEFFEALYGVNDKGMTDYLLYIGAEELQRSATLLLEAGEEIAAVAEKIATLRTAHATLQKKEKDAKQKEIDEAAKPFTALADQYKKTYPKHVRSVDVALFGRMLADSPTENIDAACQVSHALSVNRMNMEFDYFTAVDDLQPEDNAGAGMIGTVGFASSCFYRFACVDWDKLVGNLGGDAAAAREGVIAFAEAFIQARPSGKQNTFAAHSLPAFIMVIVRESGQPVSLANAFEKPIQPSKDQSLTERAIDALSQHYTKLKKMYGLNGTASCVLLDDADAAVKVLEGAGVSVQEDVPLLIQSLNEAINA; translated from the coding sequence ATGAAAACCATTGAATTTCACATCCTTCAAAACTTTCCGCCCTCGAACCTGAACCGCGACGACAGCGGAGCACCCAAAGACTGCGACTTTGGCGGCTATCGGCGGCAACGTATTTCGTCGCAATGTCTGAAACGTTCGGTGCGAACGTCGGAAGTATTTGAGACATTGATGCATGACCGGCTTGGTAAACGCACCAAGCGGGCACCTATCGAAGTGGCTAAGTTGCTTGTACGGGGTGACCAAACCGAAGCACGGGCCAAAGCAATGGCTGAAGAGTTTTTTGAGGCTCTTTACGGCGTAAACGATAAAGGCATGACTGATTATTTGCTGTATATCGGTGCAGAGGAGTTGCAACGTTCCGCTACGTTATTGCTGGAAGCCGGTGAAGAAATAGCTGCCGTAGCCGAAAAAATTGCTACGCTCCGAACCGCACATGCTACACTTCAGAAGAAAGAGAAAGACGCGAAGCAAAAAGAAATCGACGAAGCCGCCAAACCATTTACAGCTCTGGCTGACCAATACAAGAAAACGTATCCCAAACACGTGCGGTCGGTAGATGTAGCCCTGTTTGGCCGGATGCTGGCCGATAGTCCCACCGAAAACATTGATGCAGCCTGTCAGGTGAGCCATGCCCTTTCGGTTAATCGCATGAATATGGAGTTCGATTACTTTACGGCCGTTGACGACCTCCAGCCAGAAGACAATGCCGGAGCCGGAATGATTGGTACCGTAGGTTTTGCCTCATCGTGTTTCTACCGCTTTGCCTGCGTGGACTGGGATAAATTGGTCGGCAATTTGGGAGGAGATGCCGCTGCCGCCCGCGAAGGCGTAATTGCGTTTGCCGAAGCATTTATTCAGGCGCGTCCGTCCGGGAAGCAAAACACCTTTGCCGCTCATTCGTTACCTGCTTTTATTATGGTCATTGTTCGGGAAAGTGGCCAGCCGGTGTCGCTGGCTAATGCTTTTGAAAAACCCATTCAGCCCTCAAAAGACCAAAGCCTGACTGAGCGGGCAATCGATGCTCTGAGCCAGCATTACACCAAACTCAAAAAGATGTATGGACTCAATGGTACAGCCTCCTGTGTATTGCTTGACGATGCCGATGCTGCCGTGAAAGTACTTGAGGGGGCAGGTGTTTCGGTACAGGAAGATGTTCCGTTGCTGATTCAATCGCTTAACGAGGCCATCAACGCCTAA
- the cas5e gene encoding type I-E CRISPR-associated protein Cas5/CasD — MSHTLLMRLAGPMQSWGVSSRFGIRETLTEPSKSGVIGLLCAALGWDRAAQTHLIAGQTHTLADLSALHFGVRVVQEGVVRRDYHTAQNVLRAKAKLRPGKPIPEGDLQQTVLSERYYLADAYFLVGLESDDEALLQALDDALSRPFWPLRLGRKAFLPSLPIRYATDSTSEQPAQTSVVNLPLAQALLTAQDVAWLTLSQRAKKLKGPSGDSSVPEMPALRYIADVGGSSPVVNGLTLTPVRQVQRADVPLSFEPRRFSPRDVQIYTINHDHVPV; from the coding sequence ATGTCACATACGTTATTGATGCGGCTGGCCGGGCCTATGCAGTCGTGGGGAGTCAGCAGCCGATTTGGCATTCGCGAAACCCTAACTGAGCCATCCAAAAGTGGCGTAATTGGGCTGCTATGCGCGGCTCTCGGTTGGGACAGGGCCGCACAGACTCATCTTATAGCCGGGCAAACCCATACCCTAGCCGACCTGTCGGCACTGCATTTTGGGGTACGGGTTGTGCAGGAAGGCGTAGTTCGGCGCGACTACCATACGGCCCAGAATGTGTTACGAGCCAAAGCCAAACTAAGGCCTGGCAAACCCATACCGGAAGGCGACCTGCAACAAACTGTCCTTTCCGAACGCTATTACCTTGCTGATGCCTATTTTCTGGTGGGTTTGGAGAGTGACGACGAAGCTCTTTTACAGGCACTGGACGATGCCCTGAGCCGCCCGTTTTGGCCTTTGCGACTAGGGAGAAAGGCATTTTTGCCGAGTTTGCCCATTCGGTATGCTACTGATTCGACTTCGGAACAACCAGCCCAGACAAGTGTGGTCAATCTGCCACTGGCGCAGGCATTACTAACTGCCCAGGATGTAGCCTGGCTAACCCTAAGCCAGCGTGCAAAGAAGCTTAAGGGGCCATCGGGCGATAGTTCTGTGCCGGAAATGCCTGCCCTTCGGTATATAGCCGATGTAGGTGGCTCTTCTCCCGTCGTCAATGGACTTACGCTTACACCTGTTCGGCAGGTACAGCGTGCCGATGTGCCGCTTTCCTTCGAGCCCCGGCGATTTTCTCCTCGTGATGTACAGATCTATACCATTAACCACGACCATGTACCTGTCTAA
- the cas6e gene encoding type I-E CRISPR-associated protein Cas6/Cse3/CasE: protein MYLSKLTLNPRCREALRDVSAPYELHRTLSHAFRTESGVDYRAQHDVLFRLESIGYSAALPTVLVQSQTEPDWNELPEVYFLDKPLVKRISPAFSVGQTLAFRLVANPTKKEKRAGKDQGRRVALTNTEHDDGTTPVGAWLRRKGEQHGFQVLYATTDDFWLGADRRSRSKNSIPLYGVRFDGLLQVTQPELMSQALASGIGPAKAFGFGLLSVARPQ, encoded by the coding sequence ATGTACCTGTCTAAACTAACCCTAAATCCACGTTGCCGGGAAGCCCTGCGCGACGTGAGTGCCCCCTATGAACTGCACCGGACATTGTCTCATGCGTTCAGAACCGAATCGGGCGTTGACTACCGTGCTCAACACGACGTTTTGTTTCGGCTGGAATCAATCGGATACAGTGCAGCCCTGCCAACGGTACTGGTTCAGTCGCAGACTGAGCCAGACTGGAACGAGTTGCCCGAAGTGTACTTTCTGGACAAACCTTTGGTGAAACGTATATCGCCTGCTTTTTCGGTAGGGCAAACGCTGGCGTTTCGATTGGTAGCTAATCCGACCAAAAAGGAGAAACGTGCTGGTAAAGATCAGGGCCGTAGAGTTGCTCTGACCAACACCGAACATGACGACGGTACAACACCTGTCGGGGCCTGGCTACGTCGAAAAGGAGAGCAGCATGGCTTTCAGGTTTTGTATGCAACCACCGATGATTTCTGGCTGGGTGCCGACCGCCGAAGTCGGAGTAAAAATTCGATTCCGCTTTATGGAGTGCGTTTCGACGGTCTTTTGCAGGTAACCCAACCTGAACTAATGAGCCAGGCGTTGGCGAGTGGTATTGGCCCAGCCAAGGCATTTGGTTTTGGCCTTCTTTCGGTAGCAAGACCCCAATAA